From one Bradyrhizobium sp. Ash2021 genomic stretch:
- the tolQ gene encoding protein TolQ encodes MTPDTVQSALPMISSDVSLISLFMQAAWIVKAVMLGLLACSVWVWAIAIDKIILYGRTKRAMDRFEQAFWSGQSIEELYRALSAKPTQSMAACFVAAMREWKRSFESQSRSFAGLQMRIEKVMNVSIAREVERLERRLLVLATVGSAGPFVGLFGTVWGIMSSFQSIAASKNTSLAVVAPGIAEALFATAIGLIAAIPATIFYNKFTSEVNRQAQRLEGFADEFSAILSRQIDERA; translated from the coding sequence ATGACGCCCGACACGGTTCAGTCAGCATTGCCGATGATATCGAGCGATGTCTCGCTGATTTCGCTGTTCATGCAGGCCGCGTGGATCGTGAAAGCGGTCATGCTGGGCCTGCTCGCCTGTTCGGTCTGGGTCTGGGCGATCGCGATCGACAAGATCATTCTGTACGGGCGCACCAAGCGCGCGATGGATCGCTTCGAACAGGCGTTCTGGTCCGGGCAATCGATCGAGGAGCTTTATCGGGCGCTGTCGGCCAAGCCGACGCAATCGATGGCGGCCTGTTTCGTCGCCGCCATGCGCGAATGGAAACGGTCGTTCGAGAGCCAGTCGCGGTCCTTTGCCGGCTTGCAGATGCGGATCGAGAAGGTCATGAACGTCTCGATCGCCCGCGAGGTCGAGCGGCTGGAACGGCGGCTCTTGGTGCTGGCGACCGTCGGTTCCGCCGGCCCGTTCGTCGGCCTGTTCGGCACCGTCTGGGGCATCATGTCGAGCTTCCAGTCGATCGCGGCCTCGAAAAACACCTCGCTGGCGGTGGTGGCGCCCGGCATCGCCGAAGCGCTGTTTGCCACCGCGATCGGCCTCATCGCCGCAATTCCGGCGACTATTTTCTACAATAAGTTCACCTCCGAGGTGAACCGGCAGGCCCAGCGCCTGGAAGGGTTCGCCGACGAATTTTCAGCGATCCTGTCGCGCCAGATCGACGAGCGGGCGTGA